In Felis catus isolate Fca126 chromosome A2, F.catus_Fca126_mat1.0, whole genome shotgun sequence, the following proteins share a genomic window:
- the CAMK2B gene encoding calcium/calmodulin-dependent protein kinase type II subunit beta isoform X15 — protein MATTVTCTRFTDEYQLYEDIGKGAFSVVRRCVKLCTGHEYAAKIINTKKLSARDHQKLEREARICRLLKHSNIVRLHDSISEEGFHYLVFDLVTGGELFEDIVAREYYSEADASHCIQQILEAVLHCHQMGVVHRDLKPENLLLASKCKGAAVKLADFGLAIEVQGDQQAWFGFAGTPGYLSPEVLRKEAYGKPVDIWACGVILYILLVGYPPFWDEDQHKLYQQIKAGAYDFPSPEWDTVTPEAKNLINQMLTINPAKRITAHEALKHPWVCQRSTVASMMHRQETVECLKKFNARRKLKGAILTTMLATRNFSVGRQTTAPATMSTAASGTTMGLVEQAKSLLNKKADAVKPQTNSTKNSAAVTSPKGTLPPAALESSDSTHTTIEDEDTKARKQEVIKITEQLIEAVNSGDFEAYAKICDPGLTSFEPEALGNLVEGMDFHRFYFENLLAKNSKPIHTTILNPHVHVIGEDAACIAYIRLTQYIDGQGRPRTSQSEETRVWHRRDGKWQNVHFHCSGAPVAPLQ, from the exons ATCACCAGAAGCTGGAGAGAGAGGCTCGAATCTGCCGCCTTCTGAAGCATTCCAACATTG TGCGTCTCCACGACAGCATCTCTGAAGAGGGGTTCCACTACCTGGTCTTTGATCT GGTGACAGGTGGGGAGCTCTTCGAGGACATTGTGGCCAGAGAGTACTACAGCGAGGCGGATGCCAG TCACTGCATCCAGCAGATCCTGGAGGCGGTTCTCCATTGCCACCAAATGGGGGTCGTCCACAGGGACCTCAAG CCTGAGAACCTGCTCCTGGCCAGCAAGTGCAAAGGGGCTGCAGTGAAGCTGGCGGACTTCGGCCTGGCCATCGAGGTGCAGGGGGACCAGCAGGCGTGGTTTG GGTTCGCTGGCACGCCAGGCTACCTGTCCCCAGAGGTCCTGCGCAAGGAAGCATATGGCAAGCCGGTGGACATCTGGGCGTGCG GGGTGATCCTGTACATCCTGCTTGTGGGCTACCCGCCCTTCTGGGACGAGGACCAGCACAAGCTGTACCAGCAGATCAAGGCGGGGGCCTACGAT TTTCCATCCCCCGAGTGGGACACGGTCACTCCTGAAGCCAAAAACCTCATCAACCAGATGCTGACCATCAACCCCGCCAAGCGCATTACCGCACACGAGGCGCTGAAGCACCCGTGGGTCTGC CAACGCTCCACTGTGGCCTCTATGATGCACAGGCAGGAGACTGTGGAGTGCCTGAAGAAGTTCAATGCCCGAAGAAAGCTTAAG GGTGCCATCCTCACCACTATGCTGGCCACGAGAAATTTCTCAG TGGGCAGACAGACCACCGCTCCAGCCACAATGTCCACCGCGGCCTCCGGCACCACCATGGGGCTGGTGGAACAAG CCAAGAGCTTACTCAACAAGAAAGCGGACGCGGTGAAG CCCCAGACGAACAGCACCAAAAACAGTGCAGCTGTGACCAGCCCTAAGGGGACACTCCCTCCAGCCGCCCTG GAGTCGTCGGACAGCACCCACACCACCATAGAGGACGAAGACACAAAAG CGCGGAAGCAGGAGGTGATCAAGATCACGGAGCAGCTCATCGAGGCGGTCAACAGCGGGGACTTCGAAGCCTACGC GAAAATCTGTGACCCAGGCCTGACCTCGTTCGAGCCTGAAGCCCTGGGCAATCTGGTGGAAGGGATGGATTTCCACAGATTCTACTTCGAGAACC TGCTCGCCAAGAACAGCAAGCCCATCCACACGACCATACTGAACCCGCACGTGCACGTCATCGGGGAGGACGCTGCATGCATCGCCTACATCCGCCTCACGCAGTACATCGATGGGCAGGGCCGGCCCCGCACCAGCCAGTCCGAGGAGACACGCGTGTGGCATCGCCGTGATGGCAAGTGGCAGAACGTGCACTTCCACTGCTCGGGCGCGCCCGTGGCCCCGCTGCAGTGA